The window CCTGCGCACCCGCCTCGAGCGCGTCCTCGAAAAGAAGGAGGCGCTCAAACCGATCTACATGCACATGGGCGAGCGGAGCAATGCGGCAAAGGCGCTGGCCGCCTGCGACGAGCTTCTCGGCCAGTCCACCCGCCACGCGCTGGACGTGCTGCGCATCAAGGGCGACCTGCTGCTGGCCCTGGAACGCGCCGACGAGGCCGGCGCCCTCTATGAGGACGTGCTTCGCCAGCGGGCGACGCCCTGGGCGGAGGTCGGCAAGGCGCGGGCGCTGGCGGCCCAGGGCGAGGAAGCGTCGGCGCGCGGCTACCTGGAGAGGGCGCTGGACGCCTATCCGAACTACCTGGCCGCCTACGATTCCCTGGCCGACCTCCTGAAGAAGACGGACACCGGCGCCGCCCAGCGGGTGGTCGAGCGCGCCCTGAAGGTGGCCCCCTCCACGCGCCGCCAGCGGACGCTCGGCGGGCTGGCCATGGGCAACCGGGATTTCTCCCGCGCCGAACAGGCTTTTCGCCGCGCCGTCGAGAAGGACCGCACGGGATTTTTCAAGAGCCATGACGACTATGCCGGCCTGGCCAAGAGTTGCAGCGAGCAGGGCAAGACCCTGGAGGCGCTCACCGCCGTCAAGGAAATGGGCACCGCCTTCAGCCGCTCGCCGGAACTGGCGGCGCGTCAGGCGGCGGTCGAGAGCATCGTGCAGGCCAAGGCCGGCAATGCGGCGGCGGCCGCCGCCGCCGCCGAGCGCGCACTGGCCGTCCAGGGCGGCGATGGCTTTGATCCGGCCACGTCGCTGGAAATCGCCCAGGCCTGCTTCGCCAGCGGCAAGGCCGACGAGGCCCGCCGGATCATCCAGCAAGTGGCCGAGGACCATCATGACGACGACGAGATATTCGGCCAGGCCCGGACGGTCTTTGCCGCCGCCGGCCTCGTCGAGGAGGGGGACGCATTCCTCGACGCCACGAGGAAGCGCATGGTCAAGCTCAACAACGATGCCGTCGCGCTGGCCAAGACCGGCGAGCTCGACCGCGCCGTCGCGATGCTTACGGAGGCCGCGGACCGGCTGGTCAACAACAGCCAGATCGCGGTCAACGCCGCCCTGGCCCTGCTGATGCACGTCCAGACGAAGGGCCGGGACGTCGAGCGCCTGACCCTGGCCCGGCGCTACATCCTCCAGGCGCGCCGCGCCAACCCGGACCATCCCAAGCTGGGCGACGTGACGGCCTTCTACGCCAAAGTCGATCCCGCGGGCGCGGCCGCCCTCGAAAAATAGTCTGTCGGATACCCCAATGGACATCCTCTTCGCCGCCGCCATCCACGACGCCAAGAACGTCCTCAACGCGCTCAACGCCGCGCTCGGCGAGGCCGGCCGTAACTGCCCGTCGCCGGCGCTCGACCGGGCGCGGGACATGGCGGCCCGGGTGTCCGCGCAGCTCGTCGAGCTGCTGGCCATCTACCGGGAAGGGCAGGGCAGCCTGCGGCTCGCCATCGACGACCACGACGTGGGCGACTTTCTCGACGACACGCTGGCCGAGCTGGATGCCGGGCCCGGCGGCATCGTGCCGGCCTGCGACCCCGGCCCGGCGCGCGAAATCGGCGCCTGGGCTTTTGACGCCTACCAGGTGCGATTCGTGCTGCTCGACGCCTTGCGCAACGCCCTGCGTCACGCGCGAAGCGCGGTGCGCCTCTCCTTCGTGAGGGAGCCTTTGGGCGGCGTGCGATTCACCGTCGCCGACAACGGTCCGGGCTTCCCGGAAAGCGTGCTTGCCGGCGGGCAGGGCGCCATGTCGTCGGCGTCGAGCGGCCTGGGCCTCACCTTCGCCCGGACCATCGCCGAGCGCCACGCCACCCCCGACGGCCGCCGCGGCCGCGTCGCGCTGGAGAACGCCCCGGAAGGCGGCGCGCGGTTTTCCCTGATACTGCCCTGACCCCGACTTTTCCCATGTCCCGATTCTGGAACCCCCTCGTCGCCTCCCTGTCGCCCTACGTTCCCGGCGAGCAACCGAAGGTCGACAACCTCGTCAAGCTCAACACCAACGAGAATCCCTACGGCCCTTCCCCGCGCGCGGTCGAGGCTATCCGCGCCGCGACCGATGACGGCCTGCGGCTCTATCCCGACCCGACGGCACGGCGCCTGCGGGAGGCTGCGGCAACCTTCTTCGGCATCGCGCCGGAGCAGGTGTTCGCCGGCAACGGCTCTGACGAGGTGCTGGCCTTCGCATTCCTCGGCCTGCTCAGGCACGCGGGCCGGCCGCTGCTGTTCCCGGACGTCACCTACAGCTTCTATCCCGTCTATTGCGGCCTGTACGGCATCGAGTGGCGGCAGGTGCCGCTCGACGACGGGTTCGGCATCCGCGTCGCCGACTACTGTGTTCCCAACGGCGGCATCATCTTCCCGAACCCGAACGCGCCCACCGGCCGGGCGATCCCGCGCGCCGACATCGAATGGCTGCTCGAGCGCAACCGGGATTCCGTGGTGGTCGTCGACGAGGCCTACGTCGATTTCGGCGGAGAGTCGGCCGTGCCGCTGATCGACCGATTCCCCAACCTGCTGGTGGTGCAGACGCTCTCCAAGTCGCGTTCGCTGGCGGGCCTTCGCGTGGGGCTGGCGATGGGCCACCCCGACCTGATCGAATGCCTCGTGCGCCTCAAGGACAGCTTCAATTCCTACCCGCTGGACCGCCTGGCGCTGGCCGGCGCCACCGCCGCGCTGGAAGACCGCGAGCACTTCGAGAAGACCCGCCGGGCTGTGATGAGGAGCCGTGGATGGCTGGCGGAACGACTCGCACGGCTGGGCTTCGCGGTGCTGCCTTCCGCCGCCAACTTCGTATTCTGCCGCCCGCCGGACGGGAACGCGGCGGAGCTTGCCCAGCGGCTGCGGGAGAACAAAGTGCTCGTCCGCCACTTCAAGGGGCCGCGCACGGGCGAATTCCTGCGCATCACCGTCGGCACCGACGAACAGTGCGCGATCCTCGTCAACACGCTCGAAAAGCTGCTCTCATGACCGTCAATCTCTGGAATGATGCGGACGCCCCGGAGGGCGATCTCGCGCAGCGCGTGTACACCTCCCGCCTGCTCGGCCGCGATAAGTCGCTGGTGCTGCACGGCGGCGGCAACACCTCCGTCAAGATCCGCGAGATGAATCTCGTCGGCGAGGAGGAGGACATCCTCTACATCAAGGGCAGCGGCTGGGACCTGGAGACCATCGAAGCCGGCGGCTTCGCGCCCGTGCGCCTCGCCCACTGCCTGAAGCTCGCGGAACTCGAATCGCTTTCCGACCCGCAGATGGTCAACGAGCTTCGCACCCACATGACGCAGGCTTCCGCGCCCACGCCCTCGGTCGAGACCATCCTCCACGCGCTCCTGCCGTGGAAGTTCGTCGACCACACGCACGCCGACGCAATAGTCAGCATCACCAACACGGAGGACGGCGCGGAACGCATCCGCGAACTCTACGGCGACAAGGTGGTGGTCGTGCCCTACGTGATGCCGGGCTTCGACCTCGCCCGCATCTGCGCGCTGGGTTTTCCGCTCCAGCGCAAGCCCGCCACGATCGGCATGGTGCTCCTGAACCACGGCATCTTCTCCTTTGGCGACACGGCGAAGGAACCCTACGATCGCATGATCGAGTTGGTGACGATGGCGGAGGACTACCTCAAGACGAGAGGAGCATGGGACGACGAGCCTGCGTCGCTTGCGCCCGACGATAGTGCGTGGCGTTTCGACCTCGCGGCCCTGCGCCGCGAGATATCGAAGGCCGCGGGATCGCCGATGCTCGTATGCACCCATGCGAATTCGAAGGCCCTCGCATTCGCGCGCCGCGCCGACCTCGCGCCCATCTCGCAGCAGGGCACGGCCACGCCCGACCACGTGATCCGCACCAAGCGGTTGCCGATGCTCGGTCGCGACGTCGCCGCCTACGCGGACGCCTATCGCGCCTACTTCGCCGAGCACGCGAAGAAGGCGGGCGGCATCCGCACCATGCTCGACCCCGCGCCGCGCGTGATCCTCGATCCGGAATGGGGCATGGCCACGGTGGGCCGGAGTGCGAAGGACGCCGAGATCGTGGCGGACATCTACGACCACACCATCGACGTCATCGCGCGCGCCACGAGGCTCGGCGGCTTCCGCACGCTCGCGCCCAAGGAGCTGTTCGAGGTCGAGTACTGGGATCTCGAACAGGCCAAGCTGAAGAAATCCGGCAAGCCGCCGGCGTTCGCGGGCGAGATCGCATTGGTGACCGGCGCATTCTCCGGCATCGGCCGCGCCTGCGTCGATTCGCTGCTTTCGCGCGGCGCGGCGGTGATCGGACTGGACATCAACCCGGCCATCGAAACGATGATTTCCCGCCCCGACTTCCTCGGCGTGACCTGCGACGTCGGCGATCCCTCGCAGATCGTCGCCGCCATCGAGCAGGGCGCGCGGCGCTTCGGTGGACTGGACATGCTGGTCCTCAACGCCGGCGTATTTCCCGGCGGCTGCCGCATCGAGAGCCTCGCGGACGACGAATGGCGGCGCGTCATGGCGATCAACCTCGACGCCAACCTCGCCTTCCTGCGCGAATGCCATCCGCTCTTGAAGCTTGCGCCAAGGCGGGGCCGCGTGGTCATCATTGGATCGAAGAACGTCCCCGCGCCCGGCCCCGGCGCGGCGGCCTACTCGGCCTCGAAGGCGGCGCTCAACCAGCTCGCCCGCGTGGCGGCGCTCGAATGGGGCGCGGACGGCATCCGCATCAATTCGCTGCACCCCAACGCAGTCTTCGACACCGGCCTATGGACGCCGGAAGTGCTGGAATCGCGCGCGAAGCACTACGGCCTGACGGTCGAGCAGTACAAGACCAACAACGTCCTGAAGGTCGAGGTGACCAGCCGTGACGTGGCCGAACTGGCGGCCGAGATGTGCGGCCCGCTGTTCGCCAAGACGACGGCCGCCCAGGTGCCCGTCGACGGCGGCAACGAGCGGGTGATCTGACGGGAAAGGCCCTCAGGATCAGGGAGTCTGACCCTGTTGGCCGTCACGGCAGCCAGCCGATGTCGCTCCCGAAGCCGCGCCGGCGCACGGCGGCGTTCATCGCTTCCTCGCCTTCGCCCTGGTCGACGATCCATCCTGCCGTCGCGCCGATGTCCGGCAGGGTTTCGGCCATGTGGCGCGCTTGCCGGGGCGTGCCGACGCCCGCCTTGATTTCGATCGCGCTCATGGCATCGCCGCGCTGGAACAGCAGGTCGACTTCGGCGCCGGCGGCCGTGCGCCAGAAGAAGGGTTGGGAAAACGGCCGCGCGAGGCGCTCGCGGCGCAGCATGTCCTCGATGACGAAGGTTTCCCAGCTTGCGCCGCGCACCGGATGGGCATCCAGTTCCGCGAGTGACCCGATGTTGAGCAGGTGGTGCAGGAGCCCCGTGTCGCGCAGGTAGGTCTTGGGCGATTTCGTCAGGCGCTTGCCCGCGTTTCGGAAGAAAGGCGGCAGTCGCCGCAGCAGGAAGGTCTGCTCGAAGATGTCGATGGCGCGGCTAATGCGCCCATGGGTGACGCCCATCGATCCGGCCAGCGCGGCGATGTTGAGCAGCCCGCCCTGCTGGTGGGCCAGCATGGTGAGCAACCGCCGGAAGAACAGGGGATCGGCGTCGATGCCCAGTTGCGGCAGGTCGCGCTCGATGTAGGTGCGCAGGTAGGCCTCGTGCCATTCCCGGAAGTCGCCGCGGATCGCGTCGGGAAAGCCGCCGGCGAGCCACAGGCGCCGCCAGTCCGCGGGCGCCGGCCCGCCGGACGCCTCGGCGGCCGTCAGCGGGTCCAGTTCCAGGATGCCTACGCGCCCGGCCAGGGATTCCGACACGCCGCGCACCGGTTGCGGCTGCGCCGAGCCGAGCAGCACGAAGCTCCCGCGGCGGGCGCGGTCCTCGTCGATGATGCCGCGCAGGGCGGCGAACACCTGCGGTACCGCCTGGGCCTCGTCGAGGATCAGGCCGCCGCCGGCGCGCGAGCGAATCTGGAACGCGGCGTCCCCGGCGAACAGTTCGCGCAGCCGCGGCGTTTCCAGGTCGGTGTAGGCGTGTCCCGGAAATGCCGCCTTCGCCAGGGTCGTCTTGCCCACCTGGCGCGCGCCGAGGATGAGCACGGCAGGAAACTGCGCGGCGAGGGATTTCAGGCGTTCGGCGGCAAGGCGGGGGAACATGGGGAACGGAGCGGGCGGGTTAATATGCCCGCATTATTCATCATGCACAGTAAAAAATGCAAGGATATTAAGCGCCGATCCGATGGGATTCCCGGCAGGCCCTAGCCCAGCTTGCGCGTGAAGGCCACGAACTCGTCGACCTTCTTCCTTGCCGCGCCGCTGGCGATGGCTTCGCGGGCCTTTGCGATGCCGGCACCGATGTCCGGCGCGAGGTTTGCGCTGTAGAGTGCCGCGCCGGCGTTCAGCGCCACGATCTCGCGCGCCGTGCCGGGCTGGTTCTCCAGCGCGGCGAGCAGCATGGCTTTCGATTCCTGCGCGTCGGCGACGCGGATGCGCCGGTTGGAGACCATCTGGAGGCCAAAGTCCTCCGGGTGGATCTCGTACTCGCGGATTTCATCGTCCTTGAGCTCGGCCACCTGGGTGGCGGCGCCCAGCGAGATCTCGTCCATGCCGTCCTTGCCCCAGACGACCAGCACGTGGCTGGCGCCGAGCTTCTGCATGACGCGCGCCTGGATGCCGACGAGGTCGGGATGGAATACGCCCATCAGCGTATTGGGCGCGCCAGCCGGGTTGGTGAGCGGGCCGAGGATGTTGAAGATCGTGCGCACGCCCATCTCGCGTCGCACCGGCACCACGTTCTTCATCGCCGGGTGGTGGTTGGGCGCGAACATGAAGCCCATGCCGACGGCTTGCAGGCACTCGGCCACCTGCGGGGCCTGGAGGTCGATCTTCGCGCCCAGCGCCTCGAGCACATCGGCCGAGCCGGACTTCGACGAGACGCCGCGGTTGCCGTGCTTGGCCACCGTCGCGCCGGCCGCGGCGGCGACGAAGGCGGATGCCGTGGAGATGTTGAAGGTGTGGGTGGAGTCGCCACCCGTGCCGACGATGTCCACGAAGTGGGGGTTGTGGGGCGCCTCGACCTTCGTGCACAGATCGCGCATTACGGTCGCGGCGGCGGCGATCTCGCCGATCGTCTCCTTCTTGCAGCG is drawn from Candidatus Nitricoxidivorans perseverans and contains these coding sequences:
- a CDS encoding response regulator; this encodes MIELGDKRGLLIDDIPEMRSAVRIQLTDAGLDKCDQARNIKEAIEKLTAHRYDLIVCDYNLGQGADGQQFLELVRRRRLLPMTTAFLMVTGETGYEQVSTAAEFAPDDYLLKPFTSGTLRTRLERVLEKKEALKPIYMHMGERSNAAKALAACDELLGQSTRHALDVLRIKGDLLLALERADEAGALYEDVLRQRATPWAEVGKARALAAQGEEASARGYLERALDAYPNYLAAYDSLADLLKKTDTGAAQRVVERALKVAPSTRRQRTLGGLAMGNRDFSRAEQAFRRAVEKDRTGFFKSHDDYAGLAKSCSEQGKTLEALTAVKEMGTAFSRSPELAARQAAVESIVQAKAGNAAAAAAAAERALAVQGGDGFDPATSLEIAQACFASGKADEARRIIQQVAEDHHDDDEIFGQARTVFAAAGLVEEGDAFLDATRKRMVKLNNDAVALAKTGELDRAVAMLTEAADRLVNNSQIAVNAALALLMHVQTKGRDVERLTLARRYILQARRANPDHPKLGDVTAFYAKVDPAGAAALEK
- a CDS encoding HAMP domain-containing histidine kinase, giving the protein MDILFAAAIHDAKNVLNALNAALGEAGRNCPSPALDRARDMAARVSAQLVELLAIYREGQGSLRLAIDDHDVGDFLDDTLAELDAGPGGIVPACDPGPAREIGAWAFDAYQVRFVLLDALRNALRHARSAVRLSFVREPLGGVRFTVADNGPGFPESVLAGGQGAMSSASSGLGLTFARTIAERHATPDGRRGRVALENAPEGGARFSLILP
- the hisC gene encoding histidinol-phosphate transaminase, which produces MSRFWNPLVASLSPYVPGEQPKVDNLVKLNTNENPYGPSPRAVEAIRAATDDGLRLYPDPTARRLREAAATFFGIAPEQVFAGNGSDEVLAFAFLGLLRHAGRPLLFPDVTYSFYPVYCGLYGIEWRQVPLDDGFGIRVADYCVPNGGIIFPNPNAPTGRAIPRADIEWLLERNRDSVVVVDEAYVDFGGESAVPLIDRFPNLLVVQTLSKSRSLAGLRVGLAMGHPDLIECLVRLKDSFNSYPLDRLALAGATAALEDREHFEKTRRAVMRSRGWLAERLARLGFAVLPSAANFVFCRPPDGNAAELAQRLRENKVLVRHFKGPRTGEFLRITVGTDEQCAILVNTLEKLLS
- a CDS encoding bifunctional aldolase/short-chain dehydrogenase; the encoded protein is MTVNLWNDADAPEGDLAQRVYTSRLLGRDKSLVLHGGGNTSVKIREMNLVGEEEDILYIKGSGWDLETIEAGGFAPVRLAHCLKLAELESLSDPQMVNELRTHMTQASAPTPSVETILHALLPWKFVDHTHADAIVSITNTEDGAERIRELYGDKVVVVPYVMPGFDLARICALGFPLQRKPATIGMVLLNHGIFSFGDTAKEPYDRMIELVTMAEDYLKTRGAWDDEPASLAPDDSAWRFDLAALRREISKAAGSPMLVCTHANSKALAFARRADLAPISQQGTATPDHVIRTKRLPMLGRDVAAYADAYRAYFAEHAKKAGGIRTMLDPAPRVILDPEWGMATVGRSAKDAEIVADIYDHTIDVIARATRLGGFRTLAPKELFEVEYWDLEQAKLKKSGKPPAFAGEIALVTGAFSGIGRACVDSLLSRGAAVIGLDINPAIETMISRPDFLGVTCDVGDPSQIVAAIEQGARRFGGLDMLVLNAGVFPGGCRIESLADDEWRRVMAINLDANLAFLRECHPLLKLAPRRGRVVIIGSKNVPAPGPGAAAYSASKAALNQLARVAALEWGADGIRINSLHPNAVFDTGLWTPEVLESRAKHYGLTVEQYKTNNVLKVEVTSRDVAELAAEMCGPLFAKTTAAQVPVDGGNERVI
- a CDS encoding ATP-binding protein; the protein is MFPRLAAERLKSLAAQFPAVLILGARQVGKTTLAKAAFPGHAYTDLETPRLRELFAGDAAFQIRSRAGGGLILDEAQAVPQVFAALRGIIDEDRARRGSFVLLGSAQPQPVRGVSESLAGRVGILELDPLTAAEASGGPAPADWRRLWLAGGFPDAIRGDFREWHEAYLRTYIERDLPQLGIDADPLFFRRLLTMLAHQQGGLLNIAALAGSMGVTHGRISRAIDIFEQTFLLRRLPPFFRNAGKRLTKSPKTYLRDTGLLHHLLNIGSLAELDAHPVRGASWETFVIEDMLRRERLARPFSQPFFWRTAAGAEVDLLFQRGDAMSAIEIKAGVGTPRQARHMAETLPDIGATAGWIVDQGEGEEAMNAAVRRRGFGSDIGWLP
- the trpD gene encoding anthranilate phosphoribosyltransferase, which translates into the protein MITPQEALQRVIEGRELFHDEMLHLMRLIMNGEVSPVMTAAILIGLRCKKETIGEIAAAATVMRDLCTKVEAPHNPHFVDIVGTGGDSTHTFNISTASAFVAAAAGATVAKHGNRGVSSKSGSADVLEALGAKIDLQAPQVAECLQAVGMGFMFAPNHHPAMKNVVPVRREMGVRTIFNILGPLTNPAGAPNTLMGVFHPDLVGIQARVMQKLGASHVLVVWGKDGMDEISLGAATQVAELKDDEIREYEIHPEDFGLQMVSNRRIRVADAQESKAMLLAALENQPGTAREIVALNAGAALYSANLAPDIGAGIAKAREAIASGAARKKVDEFVAFTRKLG